From a region of the Triticum aestivum cultivar Chinese Spring chromosome 7D, IWGSC CS RefSeq v2.1, whole genome shotgun sequence genome:
- the LOC123170980 gene encoding uncharacterized protein gives MQKHPSGPHVFSSDPSQIPNPPSALSTSPAGERRCRRSRPDPVLAPLHSFFSLPPVFHSGFKVAWIRLPARPNVARRIIAGIRRPSLVVLADGRWRLGHSCLGHHLASTMPDSDGFATDPKTRGTELLENTQPRRLHAPALLPDSIPSLAQYQGD, from the exons ATGCAAAAACATCCCTCTGGTCCTCATGTTTTCTCTTCGGATCCTTCTCAGATCCCCAATCCTCCATCGGCCCTCTCGACCTCTCCAGCCGGCGAGCGACGCTGTCGGCGGTCCAGGCCAGATCCGGTGTTGGCTCCCCTCCACAGCTTCTTCTCCCTGCCTCCTGTCTTCCACTCCGGCTTCAAGGTCGCGTGGATCCGCCTCCCGGCCAGGCCCAACGTCGCGCGGCGCATCATCGCAGGGATTCGTCGGCCGTCGCTAGTCGTCCTTGCCGATGGCCGCTGGCGCCTCGGGCACAGCTGCCTAGGTCACCATCTGGCCTCCACCATGCCGGACTCCGACGGGTTCGCGACAGATCCGAAGACCCGCGGCACAGAGTTGTTAGAGAATACGCAGCCCCGACGGCTACACGCGCCAGCTCTTCTTCCTGACTCCATCCCCTCACTGGCTCAGTATCAAG GAGATTGA